A section of the Opitutaceae bacterium genome encodes:
- a CDS encoding DUF1080 domain-containing protein, which produces MGAFSVAAALAQSATPEGAPKADAASKGEVWAPVPPIVAVSPVVPPSDAIVLFSGDDLHEWASIKNPGMPAPWLVKDRTLVIQPKSGSIVTRQSFGDLQLHLEFRIPLMPDKAGQSRGNSGIFFMNLYELQILDSCDNPTYVNGQCGAFYKQSAPLVNPTRAPGEWQSYDVIWIRPRFSKNGELIAPARGTVLLNGVLVQNNFELWGPTLNRGRPAYKAHAAELPIALQDHNCPVAFRNIWVRRLE; this is translated from the coding sequence ATGGGAGCATTTTCCGTGGCTGCGGCATTGGCGCAATCGGCGACTCCCGAAGGCGCGCCCAAGGCAGATGCTGCATCCAAGGGAGAGGTATGGGCTCCGGTGCCTCCCATCGTAGCCGTTTCGCCAGTGGTGCCGCCCTCGGATGCCATTGTCCTGTTTTCCGGTGACGACCTTCATGAATGGGCGTCCATCAAGAATCCCGGAATGCCAGCCCCTTGGCTGGTCAAAGACCGGACACTGGTCATTCAGCCGAAGAGTGGATCGATAGTGACCAGGCAGTCCTTCGGGGATCTTCAGCTCCATCTGGAGTTCCGGATCCCGCTGATGCCTGACAAGGCCGGGCAGAGTCGCGGAAACAGCGGGATCTTTTTCATGAACCTTTACGAACTCCAGATATTGGATTCGTGCGACAACCCCACCTACGTGAATGGACAGTGCGGTGCCTTCTACAAACAGAGCGCCCCGCTGGTAAATCCGACGCGTGCGCCCGGGGAGTGGCAATCCTATGATGTCATCTGGATTCGCCCTCGATTCTCCAAGAACGGTGAACTCATTGCACCGGCTCGCGGAACCGTCCTCCTCAATGGAGTCCTGGTTCAAAACAACTTTGAACTGTGGGGGCCAACACTTAACAGGGGTCGGCCCGCCTACAAGGCGCATGCGGCTGAATTGCCGATCGCCTTGCAGGATCACAACTGTCCGGTGGCATTCAGAAATATCTGGGTTCGGCGGCTAGAGTAG
- a CDS encoding arylsulfatase, with protein MRVFLLFVLFITSLEAARISDVSEPNVVVILCDDLGYGDVSANNSGSRIQTPNMDRIASEGVRFRDAHASSSVCSPSRYALLTGRYNWRSRLQHDVLGGLSPYLIEPGRETIASLLKAKGYHTACVGKWHLGLDWVKVPGKQVTELMIETPDQVYNVDYSKPFARGPLTAGFDWYFGISGSLDMVPYTFLENDRVTVLPVPSNRTFPLHPGVFKPTTRKGPVAPGFEAEHVLPELTRQAVRYIEDRSRSNQPFFLYLPFASPHTPIAPTKEWIGKSGLNLYADFVLETDWAVGEVLAALDRTGNASNTMVIFTSDNGCSPLADINTLADKGHAVSGPLRGDKADIFDGGHRIPFFVRWPAKVRPAVSDQLLCLTDVFATCAEIVGAPVAPNAGEDSFSFLSVLLGKGASARDVIVHHSINGVFAIREGVWKLALCPGSGGWSAPRDVEALKKGLPETQLYKIGGDDIAEANNVYREHPELVRKMERQLQGIVDNGRSTPGPRQANAVSVVLRKQAALTLKE; from the coding sequence ATGAGAGTATTTCTTCTGTTCGTTCTGTTCATCACTTCACTTGAAGCAGCTCGAATCTCCGATGTTTCGGAGCCCAATGTCGTTGTCATTCTCTGCGATGATCTTGGCTATGGCGACGTGTCAGCCAACAATTCCGGAAGCAGGATCCAGACGCCAAACATGGATCGTATTGCATCGGAGGGGGTGCGGTTTCGCGATGCACACGCTTCCTCCTCCGTGTGCTCACCCTCGCGTTACGCCCTGCTTACCGGGCGTTACAACTGGCGAAGCCGGTTGCAGCATGATGTGCTGGGGGGGCTTTCCCCCTATCTGATTGAGCCGGGACGGGAGACCATCGCGTCGCTCCTGAAAGCGAAAGGGTATCACACCGCCTGCGTGGGAAAATGGCATCTGGGCTTGGACTGGGTGAAAGTCCCCGGCAAGCAGGTGACGGAACTGATGATCGAGACTCCCGATCAAGTTTACAACGTGGACTACTCGAAGCCGTTTGCGAGGGGTCCGTTGACGGCGGGATTCGACTGGTACTTTGGCATCTCCGGATCACTCGACATGGTGCCGTACACATTTCTTGAGAACGACCGGGTTACCGTATTGCCGGTCCCCAGTAATCGCACGTTTCCGCTGCATCCGGGTGTCTTCAAGCCGACCACGAGAAAGGGGCCGGTCGCGCCCGGGTTCGAGGCCGAGCATGTGCTGCCCGAGCTGACCCGCCAGGCGGTACGCTACATCGAGGATCGCTCTCGCTCAAACCAGCCGTTCTTCCTCTATCTTCCGTTTGCGTCACCCCACACACCCATCGCACCGACGAAGGAATGGATCGGCAAGAGTGGTCTGAACCTGTATGCGGACTTTGTCCTGGAGACCGACTGGGCGGTTGGCGAGGTATTGGCCGCCCTGGACCGCACGGGCAATGCGTCGAATACGATGGTCATTTTCACCAGCGACAACGGCTGCTCACCGCTTGCCGACATCAACACCCTTGCCGACAAGGGTCATGCCGTCAGCGGACCACTTCGTGGCGACAAGGCGGACATCTTCGATGGTGGTCATCGTATCCCATTCTTTGTGCGCTGGCCTGCGAAAGTAAGACCGGCTGTCAGCGACCAACTCCTCTGCTTGACGGATGTTTTTGCAACCTGCGCTGAAATCGTTGGAGCGCCCGTTGCCCCGAATGCCGGTGAAGACAGCTTCAGCTTTCTATCGGTCCTGCTTGGCAAGGGGGCATCCGCGCGTGATGTGATCGTACATCATTCGATCAACGGAGTTTTTGCAATACGAGAGGGCGTGTGGAAACTTGCGCTGTGTCCGGGAAGCGGCGGGTGGTCGGCGCCGCGTGATGTTGAGGCACTCAAGAAAGGGCTTCCGGAAACGCAGCTCTACAAGATCGGCGGCGATGACATTGCCGAAGCGAATAATGTCTATCGCGAACATCCGGAGCTGGTGAGGAAAATGGAGCGCCAGTTGCAGGGGATTGTGGACAACGGACGCAGCACCCCGGGCCCTCGGCAGGCGAACGCGGTGTCTGTTGTCCTGCGAAAGCAAGCGGCTCTGACACTGAAGGAGTGA